Proteins found in one Aethina tumida isolate Nest 87 chromosome 1, icAetTumi1.1, whole genome shotgun sequence genomic segment:
- the LOC109596388 gene encoding prostatic acid phosphatase, translating into MIQFSALFLLISSHLLIYSGATTDTTLKQLFVIFRHGERAPTEPYRNDPHKDYEWPLGWGHLTNRGKLQMYTLGERIRQEYSAFIPPYYFPTNVTFFSSYADRCLMSAQLVGAGLFPPQDEQIWNEELLWQPVPVKYVERKDDNFIAMKQACKKYDDMYDELMKSDKVKKIFKDNEDLIKYLSDHSGQKMKTLYNIETLFNTLEIESLNNLTLPTWVKPEMLPVMKEIGAVNLALYSDNNYMKRMKGGVLIKIILDQMEQFINGKASPLHLFAGHDFTLVQTLKALGLIDTIKPKFGATLTFELHKDPEYKIKINYWDDYQAPPVVKILSGCTEKCDIFKFKSILEPVLPKNWNDECKV; encoded by the exons ATGATTCAATTCAgcgcattatttttattaatttcaagtcatttattaatttattctggtGCAACGACGGACACCACATTAAAACAACTGTTTGTT atatttaggcATGGAGAACGAGCACCCACCGAGCCATACAGAAATGACCCACATAAAGATTACGAGTGGCCTTTGGGATGGGGTCACTTAacgaat AGGGGCAAACTTCAAATGTACACACTCGGTGAGAGAATCCGACAAGAATATTCAGCATTCATTCCACCTTATTATTTTCCAACGAACGTAACGTTTTTCAGTAGTTATGCTGATAGATGTCTGATGAGTGCCCAGCTGGTTGGTGCCGGGTTGTTTCCACCTCAAGACGAGCAAATTTGGAATGAGGAACTTCTGTGGCAACCAGTGCCTGTGAAATATGTCGAAAGGAAAGATGATAAT tttattgctATGAAACAGgcctgtaaaaaatatgatgataTGTATGATGAATTAATGAAGTCAGACAAGGtgaagaaaattttcaaagacaATGAAGACCTTATCAAGTACTTATCTGATCATTCAggacaaaaaatgaaaactttaTACAATATAGAAACCCTATTTAATACATTAGAAATAGAatctttaaacaatttaacattGCCAACATGGGTGAAACCTGAAATGCTGCCTGTGATGAAAGAAATTGGAGCTGTTAATTTAGCTTTGTACTCTGACAACAACTACATGAAAAGAATGAAAGGag gagtgttaataaaaataatactggaTCAGAtggaacaatttataaatggaaAAGCCAGTCCTTTACACCTGTTTGCTGGACATGATTTCACTTTAGTGCAAACATTAAAAGCTTTAGGCCTAATCGACACCATTAAGCCAAAATTTGGAGCCACTTTAACTTTTGAATTGCACAAGGATCCGGAATACAAAATAAAG ATAAACTATTGGGACGATTATCAGGCCCCACCAGTTGTAAAGATATTGTCCGGATGTACagaaaaatgtgatatttttaaattcaaatcaattttgGAACCTGTATTACCAAAAAATTGGAATGATGAATGCAAAGtctaa
- the LOC109596403 gene encoding catenin alpha, producing the protein MTEQLGLKWDPKNLEIRTMSVERTLEPLVLQVTTLVNTKGPSKKKKGKSKRANALVSTVEKATENFIEKGEQIAYENPDITTEMLNAVQEVKKTGNAMSIAAREFSDDPCSSLKRGNMVRAARNLLSSVTKLLILADMVDVHLLLKSVHIAEDNLEKVKNASSNTELMDNIKAFGLNANDLMNQAAKRQQELKDPQLRDDLAAARAVLKKHSTMLLTASKVYVRHPELAAAKANRDYVLKQVCEAVNTINDVCQGRTQQPATGPYDGPGELAAALDDFDDHTIMDPLQYKEERMRPSLEERLESIISGAALMADSSCTRDERREKIVAECNAVRQALQDLLSEYMSNMGNGEKSEGLGRAIDNMGRKTRDLRRQLRKAVVDHISDSFLETNVPLLVLIKAAQNGNEKEVEEYALVFQEHSNKLVEVANLVCSMSNNEDGVKMVRYAAAQIDNLCPEVINAARILAARPRSKVAQENMEAFKQSWENQVRVLTEAVDDITTIDDFLAVSENHILEDVNKCVLALQEGDADTLDRTAGGIRGRSTRVCNVVTAEMDNYEPCIYTKRVLEAVKVLNEQVMPKFTQRVQVAVQALSSHPPKEVDENDFIDASRLVYDGVREIRRAVLMNRADEDLDPEEVELDDFHALETRSKSSAHTGEHGVDEYPDISGITTAREAMGKMPEEDKQKILQQVEFFRNEKLKFDREVAKWDDTGNDIIVLAKHMCMIMMEMTDFTRGRGPLKTTMDVINAAKKISEAGTKLDKLTRQIADQCPESSTKKDLLAYLQRIALYCHQMNITSKVKADVQNISGELIVSGLDSATSLIQAAKNLMNAVVLTVKASYVASTKYPRQATVTLPIVWKMKAPEKKPLVRPEKPEEVRAKVRKGSQKKVQNPIVALSEFQSPTESV; encoded by the exons ATGACTGAGCAACTAGGCTTAAAATGGGACCCCAAAAACTTAGAGATAAGGACAATGTCTGTGGAAAGGACGTTAGAGCCTTTAGTACTTCAAGTAACTACACTCGTCAATACGAAAGGGCCCAGCAAGAAGAAGAAAGGTAAATCTAAACGTGCCAATGCCCTTGTCAGCACCGTTGAAAAAGCCACAGAGAATTTCATTGAGAAGGGCGAACAAATTGCTTATGAGAACCCTGATATTACCACTGAAATGTTAAATGCAGTACAGGAAGTTAAGAAGACAG GCAACGCAATGAGTATCGCAGCTCGGGAGTTCTCCGACGACCCATGTTCGTCCCTCAAACGCGGCAACATGGTGAGGGCAGCTAGAAACCTGCTGTCCTCCGTGACCAAGCTACTGATCCTCGCCGACATGGTCGACGTCCACTTGCTGCTCAAGTCGGTCCACATCGCCGAAGACAACTTGGAAAAGGTGAAGAACGCGTCCAGCAACACCGAACTGATGGACAACATCAAGGCGTTCGGATTGAACGCCAACGACCTGATGAACCAGGCAGCTAAACGGCAGCAGGAACTGAAAGATCCGCAATTGCGCGACGATCTGGCCGCGGCTAGGGCCGTTTTAAAGAAACATTCCACAATGTTGCTAACCGCTTCCAAAGTGTATGTCCGTCATCCGGAATTGGCGGCGGCTAAAGCTAACAGGGACTACGTGCTTAAGCAGGTTTGCGAGGCCGTTAACACGATTAACGACGTTTGCCAGGGTAGGACCCAACAACCGGCCACAGGCCCATACGATGGTCCCGGTGAGCTTGCCGCTGCGCTTGACGATTTCGAC GATCACACAATTATGGATCCGTTGCAATACAAGGAGGAGCGCATGAGGCCCTCCTTGGAGGAACGTTTGGAAAGCATCATAAGTGGAGCGGCTCTTATGGCCGACTCCAGCTGCACCAGGGACGAGAGGCGTGAGAAGATCGTCGCCGAATGCAACGCCGTTCGTCAGGCGTTGCAAGATTTGCTCTCCGAATACATGTCGAAC ATGGGTAATGGGGAAAAGAGCGAAGGTCTTGGACGTGCTATCGACAATATGGGCAGGAAAACAAGAGACTTAAGAAGACAGCTCAGAAAAGCTGTTGTTGATCATATTTCCGACAG ctTCTTGGAAACCAACGTTCCTTTATTGGTACTAATAAAGGCTGCTCAAAACGGCAACGAAAAAGAAGTGGAAGAATACGCCCTCGTATTCCAGGAACATTCCAATAAATTAGTCGAGGTTGCCAATCTAGTTTGTAGTATGTCAAATAACGAGGATGGCGTTAAAATGGTCCGCTACGCGGCTGCTCAAATAGACAATCTATGCCCAGAAGTGATCAACGCCGCCAGAATTTTGGCTGCCCGACCAAGAAGTAAAGTTGCTCAAGAGAACATGGAGGCATTCAAGCAATCTTGGGAGAATCAAGTGAGAGTCTTGACTGAGGCAGTGGACGATATAACCACCATCGACGACTTCCTGGCTGTATCCGAAAATCACATTTTGGAGGACGTGAACAAGTGCGTGCTGGCACTTCAGGAAGGTGACGCTGACACCTTGGATAGAACCGCTGGGGGAATTAGAGGCAGGTCCACCAGGGTGTGCAACGTAGTTACCGCAGAAATGGACAATTACGAGCCTTGCATCTACACCAAGAGAGTGCTGGAGGCCGTTAAAGTGTTGAATGAACAAGTCATGCCTAAGTTTACGCAGAGGGTGCAGGTGGCCGTACAGGCTTTGTCCAGCCATCCACCGAAGGAAGTGGACGAAAACGACTTCATCGATGCTTCCAGATTGGTTTACGATGGCGTCAGAGAGATTAGACGTGCAGTTTTGATGAACAGAGCTGACGAGGACTTGGATCCTGAAGAGGTTGAACTTGATGATTTCCATGCTTTGGAAACTAGAAGCAAAT CAAGCGCACACACTGGCGAACATGGCGTGGACGAGTACCCGGACATCAGTGGCATCACCACAGCCAGAGAAGCCATGGGTAAAATGCCGGAGGAAGACAAGCAGAAGATCTTGCAACAGGTCGAGTTCTTCAGAAACGAGAAGCTCAAATTCGACAGGGAAGTTGCCAAATGGGACGACACAGGCAACGACATCATTGTACTTGCCAAGCACATGTGCATGATTATGATGGAAATGACGGACTTCACACG tgGCCGTGGTCCATTGAAGACTACAATGGATGTAATCAACGCAGCCAAGAAGATTTCCGAGGCCGGCACTAAGCTGGACAAACTGACCAGACAAATCGCCGATCAGTGTCCTGAGAGTTCCaccaaaaaagatttattggCCTACTTGCAACGTATTGCCTTGTATTGTCATCAGATGAATATCACATCCAAAGTAAAGGCTGATGTTCAGAATATCAGTGGTGAACTAATTGTATCTGGG TTGGACAGTGCTACATCTCTGATTCAAGCTGcaaagaatttaatgaatgctGTTGTTTTGACTGTGAAAGCTTCTTATGTGGCATCTACCAAATACCCGAGACAAGCGACTGTGACT TTACCAATTGTATGGAAGATGAAGGCCCCCGAAAAGAAGCCTTTGGTTAGACCCGAGAAACCGGAGGAAGTTCGTGCCAAAGTAAGGAAAGGTTCACAGAAGAAAGTACAAAATCCGATCGTCGCATTGTCAGAATTCCAAAGTCCGACGGAGTCTGTATAA